From Penicillium digitatum chromosome 5, complete sequence, one genomic window encodes:
- a CDS encoding Transcriptional activator spt7, whose translation MSPGHNAWPPGNIRPPDDLQDSPRPVNGLVKTLSGSRTPQMRGSVGAEAPNPSSTSETDTAPEEDPRIAQFRELYRRSEAKISALFSGRYSDDNPVAGETTEASEAQPGRVDDAPPPSTAPRKSARKLDDDDYDDYDDDEDEEMDDAAESPLKIKSAAASYEPSGAAPLAPRPSVSITDGLKEPKKETMEDLRKQLEEDKKATEEAARRSFHTLFYTLENDRDAMLDQQRLEESERQVEAEISGQANMGGNNVSGAANGYSSLSNTNLGASSLTLKNLIARIDKKRDRVQASDAELRSLLSEVRKNRSKWANEDKVGQEELYEAAEKVLSELKAMTEHSTAFLTRVNKRDAPDYHTIIKHPMDLGSMTKKLKGLQYRSKQDFVDDLTLIWANCLKYNTNTEHPLRKHALYMRKETEKLVPLIPDIVIRDRAEVEAEERRLQLADNDGAEESDDEPIMSSRGRKAPGKKTSKKGTAPSRNAPSPARAPSTQPPAPARADSDAAGEASQNGFSTPPPGSNTPSDPAGPGAIATASQDDTMDIDGPSTSTTALSAMSVSGGVEPEDPEYKVWKQVTKRDRARVAAERHRLLRGDKLNAEEPALLRSKAGMRRWLRHQKQATIEADKSRDGDSQAMEPEAAGESLAEGIEVEEDQMLPYYYDVMSGVPDLPERLLWKEDAQGNVIDASDEFLRMLRKGEFVQPDSKLTRKMNSNMRQMQETRKICSKIGIVKQMQLQSQMYQNQFQKYQPEPFQEQDIEPHVMNDNGPVIAPWACRAALQRSVAKVFYHTGFEEYQPSALEAVTDIAADFFHKLGSTFKSYLETPKVPTTESHEAILSAAEWKPAYTHSEIVLHTLSTVGIHIDELESYIKDDVDRLGAKLTTANDRLRSLLTELLRPALEGGEDGSNAFADGSEQFVGGDFAEDIDEDFFGFKELGLDREFGLSTLSVPLHLLQNRMFNAANPQSASVSPTVTLFAPPPPYGRISKDNLSRQIGLLHEFFKGKLDANGDEPLVEDLELPPKQRPMAIKPRLPASGKIPQSSLAGLASPQKRAAPPMASKSGGAEPSKKKPKKNGGVALEMPNFNPDGEGDQTTGDPAINADMKTEDTGLGDGLGESMTNGA comes from the exons ATGTCGCCCGGCCACAACGCCTGGCCTCCGGGCAATATTCGGCCCCCAGATGATCTTCAGGACTCTCCCCGCCCAGTCAATGGCTTAGTGAAGACTTTATCTGGCTCCAGGACACCCCAAATGCGCGGCTCTGTTGGCGCCGAGGCGCCAAACCCCAGCTCGACATCCGAAACCGATACCGCGCCCGAAGAAGACCCGCGCATTGCTCAATTCCGTGAATTGTATCGCCGCAGTGAGGCGAAAATAAGTGCGCTGTTCTCTGGACGATATTCGGACGATAACCCTGTGGCTGGGGAGACTACTGAGGCGTCCGAAGCTCAACCAGGACGCGTCGATGATGCGCCTCCCCCTTCTACCGCCCCACGCAAGTCCGCCCGAAAGCTCGATGACGATGATTACGATGACTAcgatgatgacgaagacgaggaaATGGACGATGCCGCTGAATCCCCTCTAAAAATCAAGTCCGCCGCCGCATCATATGAGCCAAGTGGTGCCGCGCCATTAGCACCCCGTCCCAGTGTCTCGATAACGGATGGACTCAAAGAACCCAAGAAGGAGACGATGGAGGATCTCCGGAAGCAACTTGAGGAAGACAAGAAAGCAACGGAGGAGGCCGCCAGAAGAAGCTTCCACACCCTGTTCTACACCCTTGAGAATGATCGGGATGCTATGCTTGATCAGCAGCGCTTGGAAGAGTCAGAGAGACAAGTCGAGGCAGAGATATCCGGCCAAGCTAACATGGGCGGTAACAATGTCTCAGGGGCAGCCAATGGCTACAGTTCCTTGAGTAATACCAACCTCGGAGCCTCCAGTTTAACTCTGAAAAACCTCATCGCACGGATTGACAAGAAGCGAGACCGGGTGCAGGCATCTGATGCTGAACTGCGGAGCTTGCTGAGTGAGGTTCGCAAAAATCGCAGCAAATGGGCGAACGAAGACAAGGTCGGCCAGGAAGAGCTATACGAAGCTGCGGAAAAGGTTCTCAGTGAGCTTAAAGCTATGACGGAGCATTCAACCGCTTTTTTGACTCGCGTCAACAAACGCGATGCGCCGGACTACCATACGA TCATCAAGCACCCGATGGACCTTGGATCAATGACCAAAAAGCTGAAAGGCTTGCAGTATAGATCGAAACAGGACTTTGTCGATGACCTCACCCTCATTTGGGCGAACTGCTTGAAATACAACACCAACACCGAACATCCTCTGCGGAAGCACGCACTTTACATGCGTAAGGAGACAGAGAAGCTTGTCCCTCTCATTCCGGATATTGTCATCAGGGACCGTGCCGAAGTTGAGGCCGAAGAACGTCGACTCCAGCTTGCCGATAATGATGGCGCCGAGGAGAGTGACGATGAGCCTATCATGTCCTCGCGAGGTAGAAAGGCTCCTGGCAAAAAGACCTCCAAAAAAGGAACAGCCCCATCGCGCAACGCTCCTAGTCCTGCTAGAGCCCCAAGTACTCAACCACCTGCGCCAGCTCGTGCAGATTCGGACGCTGCCGGCGAAGCTAGCCAGAATGGATTTTCCACACCCCCTCCTGGCTCTAACACGCCATCTGACCCTGCTGGTCCAGGAGCGATAGCTACAGCGAGCCAGGATGATACGATGGATATCGACGGTCCGAGTACCTCAACTACGGCGCTCAGTGCCATGTCCGTTTCCGGCGGCGTAGAGCCGGAAGACCCCGAGTACAAAGTGTGGAAGCAAGTCACCAAGAGAGATAGAGCGCGCGTTGCGGCAGAACGACATCGTCTCCTTCGGGGAGACAAGCTTAACGCCGAAGAACCAGCTCTACTCAGAAGTAAAGCTGGCATGCGCCGATGGCTTCGGCACCAGAAACAAGCTACTATAGAAGCTGACAAGTCTCGCGATGGGGACTCACAAGCCATGGAACCCGAGGCCGCAGGCGAGAGCCTTGCGGAAGGCATTGAGGTGGAAGAAGACCAAATGCTGCCTTATTATTACGATGTTATGTCTGGTGTTCCTGATCTTCCTGAGCGGCTACTCTGGAAGGAAGACGCGCAAGGCAATGTTATTGATGCCTCTGATGAGTTCCTTCGGATGCTTCGAAAAGGTGAATTTGTTCAACCGGATAGCAAGTTGACCCGCAAGATGAACTCGAACATGCGACAGATGCAAGAAACTCGCAAGATCTGCTCGAAAATTGGCATTGTTAAGCAGATGCAGCTTCAATCTCAG ATGTACCAAAATCAATTCCAAAAATATCAACCTGAGCCATTTCAGGAGCAAGACATTGAACCACATGTCATGAATGATAATGGCCCTGTCATTGCTCCATGGGCCTGCAGGGCAGCATTGCAGCGCTCAGTTGCTAAAGTTTTCTATCACACTGGCtttgaggaataccagccATCTGCTCTTGAGGCGGTTACAGACATTGCCGCTGACTTTTTCCATAAGCTGGGGTCCACCTTCAAGTCTTATTTGGAAACACCAAAGGTTCCTACCACTGAGTCACATGAAGCTATACTTTCAGCCGCCGAATGGAAACCTGCATACACTCATTCTGAAATTGTTCTACACACTTTGTCTACCGTGGGAATCCACATAGATGAACTGGAGTCTTATATCAAGGATGATGTGGATCGTCTGGGGGCCAAGCTCACCACTGCTAATGATCGACTCAGATCACTCCTGACCGAACTTCTTCGGCCCGCCCTTGAAGGGGGCGAAGACGGCTCAAACGCATTCGCGGATGGCAGTGAACAGTTCGTTGGCGGTGACTTCGCTGAGGATATCGATGAAGATTTCTTCGGTTTCAAGGAACTGGGCTTGGATCGGGAATTTGGCCTTTCCACGCTCAGTGTGCCCTTACATCTGCTTCAGAATCGAATGTTCAACGCAGCCAACCCGCAAAGCGCGAGTGTTTCACCGACCGTTACACTTTTCGCTCCTCCACCCCCGTATGGACGCATCTCAAAGGACAACTTGTCTCGCCAGATTGGACTGCTACACGAGTTCTTTAAGGGCAAGCTTGATGCAAACGGTGATGAACCTCTTGTGGAAGACCTGGAGTTGCCCCCCAAGCAGCGACCCATGGCGATCAAACCCCGTCTCCCAGCCTCTGGCAAAATCCCCCAATCTAGTCTCGCGGGTCTTGCCAGTCCGCAGAAACGAGCCGCCCCACCGATGGCATCCAAGTCTGGCGGTGCAGAACCAAGTAAAAAGAAACCCAAGAAGAACGGTGGCGTAGCCCTCGAAATGCCCAACTTCAATCCTGATGGTGAAGGCGACCAAACGACTGGTGACCCAGCCATCAATGCCGATATGAAGACAGAAGACACCGGCCTCGGTGATGGTCTCGGTGAATCCATGACCAACGGAGCGTGA
- a CDS encoding Eukaryotic translation initiation factor eIF-2C4, putative, whose product MGPKTPMKTSTEDDGHRSRSGHRPTTLSRPAHSSSSSRQPKLSLELPLRTSAAVAKPLDPRQAQELRDHKAKLEDDARRKKEAESTAWMRRTRYNPDTGEHKKPKSTGSSSSDSPIRRVETPPEFPPNWTAEEKANYERLAREGVKVAVFEQHRLDQEKVIRHKDYMTVAWDGCKNIDIPWHRFKVRPSSSAPEETHIQRRVGYNTSGKETEVMMNAYPITSFPDKAVYQYEINVIHEDQNETDRRVLRKCWNSETRKAHIPDGIWDGGRICWSLRNFDDWNEIIDFKGDLTCDIKTLATVDEFRRNPAFRMSVIQKRKINLSVINSWLQNRHDLDELVVESLSFLDHLLREWPTKQFAAIKRAFFFDKLGDDEELKQEFYQPLANMGASVYRGIYQAIKPTPKGLILNVDVAHCVFFSRISLMGYMMNVNGWNDMSTLVRNLQSTRDEFGGTKESRWFAQVNKKIQGLRVAPNYEGCPFKMKSFIVKGLIHAKPKEFFISHYDKATGKSTRIHLEEYFMKRYNLRLEYPNMLLVEMQKEDVHYPAEFLIIKGLQRYRYKLTDAQAAQMIQWCATRPPKRLANARQSKDLLQHKNDPILKLYGMKISDQMIKTKARLLSSPEIQFGGNRKHNPQHSGSWDLRGKKFYKPNEKALQAWGVGFFSGHRKSISQDQTLSWVEEFVKMYKSMGGDVTGRPVVKGLSEDVGTSVKKLYDAIAAQNKKEPQLMVFIVPDKDSWVYLRLKKSSDCRYGTPSQVLQSAHCINNMPQYHANVLMKVNAKLGGITARAVPKSKSSGLRPGSMIIGADVTHPMMGVWTPSLAAMSVSANSTATRYMGGCETNGDRVEIIRDKVVEYILHPMVAEWKATVGGGKAPEYVYYFRDGVSASEYQRIISEEVPAIRFAIAHACGQAIWAGKMCVVVANKRHHLRAFPDPKNRAAADPHGGPLPGTLIDRDVTSPHDWDFLLYTHIALQGTPRPVHYHVLLDEMGLKPNDLEGMINDHCYQYIRSTTSVSVHPAIYYAHLISVRARHHEDVPITSGPQSGPEVKMTNPKPKEPRAKRLLPIEGTSNRLALGWLDLSGRAAVAVVHKNDWASCILEAGLAILNEPHSILFVS is encoded by the exons ATGGGCCCGAAAACCCCCATGAAAACCTCGACCGAGGATGATGGGCATAGATCTCGTTCTGGGCACCGCCCTACCACTTTGTCGAGGCCTGCTcattcttcttcgtcctctcGTCAACCCAAGCTTAGCCTTGAGCTTCCTCTGCGTACTTCCGCCGCTGTGGCAAAGCCTCTTGACCCGCGCCAGGCTCAAGAGCTGCGTGACCACAAGGCAAAGTTAGAAGATGACGCAAGACGCAAAAAGGAAGCCGAAAGTACTGCTTGGATGCGCCGAACCCGATATAACCCTGATACGGGCGAACACAAAAAGCCTAAAAGCACTGGCTCCAGTAGCAGTGACTCACCCATCCGTCGAGTCGAGACCCCTCCAGAATTCCCGCCCAACTGGACCGCGGAAGAAAAGGCCAACTATGAGCGTCTTGCAAGAGAAGGAGTGAAAGTGGCTGTTTTTGAGCAACACAGACTTGACCAAGAGAAGGTAATCCGACACAAGGATTACATGACAGTTGCCTGGGATGGCTGCAAGAACATTGATATTCCCTGGCATCGATTCAAAGTCAGGCCTTCTTCT TCTGCCCCAGAGGAAACTCACATTCAGCGTCGTGTTGGCTACAACACTTCTGGCAAAGAGACTGAGGTCATGATGAATGCGTACCCGATCACTTCTTTTCCGGACAAGGCGGTTTACCAGTATGAG ATCAACGTTATCCACGAAGACCAAAATGAGACGGACAGGCGGGTCCTGAGAAAGTGCTGGAACAGTGAGACTCGGAAAGCACACATTCCTGATGGTATCTGGGATGGTGGAAGAATCTGCTG GTCGCTGCGCAACTTCGATGACTGGAATGAGATTATCGACTTTAAGGGTGACTTGACCTGTGACATCAAGACTCTTGCTACTGTTGATGAGTTCAGGAGAAATCCTGCTTTCAGAATGTCCGTCATTCAAAAGCGAAAGATCAACCTGTCAGTGATCAATTCCTGGCTGCAAAACCGCCACGATCTAGATGAACTAGTGGTTGAATCTCTGA GTTTCCTCGATCATTTGCTCCGTGAATGGCCCACCAAACAATTCGCTGCAATAAAGCGGGCCTTCTTTTTCGACAAGCTTGGTGATGACGAGGAGCTGAAGCAGGAGTTTTACCAGCCGCTCGCCAATATGGGCGCTTCCGTTTACCGAGGCATCTACCAAGCAATTAAGCCGACCCCT AAAGGTCTGATTCTCAATGTTGACGTCGCTCACTGCGTCTTCTTTTCTCGTATTAGTCTTATGGGCTACATGATGAATGTGAACGGGTGGAATGACATGTCGACTCTGGTCAGGAACCTCCAGTCAACTCGCGACGAATTTGGTGGTACGAAGGAATCCAGGTGGTTTGCACAGGTGAACAAGAAGATTCAAGGTCTGCGAGTGGCACCCAACTACGAGGGTTGCCCTTTCAAGATGAAGAGCTTCATTGTCAAGGGCTTGATTCACGCAAAGCCCAAGGAGTTTTTCATTAGCCATTACGATAAGGCCACTGGAAAGTCTACTCGAATCCACCTTGAAGAGTACTTTATGAAACGGTACAATCTCCGCCTCGAATATCCCAACATGCTCTTGGTCGAGATGCAAAAGGAAGATGTTCATTATCCAGCTGAGTTTCTGATCATCAAAGGCCTCCAGCGATACCGCTACAAGCTTACCGATGCGCAGGCAGCACAGATGATCCAGTGGTGTGCAACCAGGCCCCCGAAACGTTTGGCTAATGCTCGCCAGTCCAAGGATCTTCTCCAGCACAAGAATGACCCGATTCTGAAACTTTACGGCATGAAGATCAGTGATCAAATGATCAAGACCAAGGCCCGCCTGCTTTCGAGTCCCGAGATTCAGTTTGGGGGCAACCGCAAACACAACCCTCAGCATTCGGGAAGTTGGGATCTCCGCGGTAAAAAGTTCTACAAGCCCAATGAAAAGGCCCTTCAGGCTTGGGGTGTCGGGTTCTTTTCTGGACATCGAAAATCAATCAGCCAGGACCAGACCCTCAGCTGGGTTGAGGAATTTGTGAAAATGTACAAGAGCATGGGTGGTGATGTAACTGGCCGACCGGTTGTCAAGGGGTTGAGTGAAGACGTTGGTACAAGTGTCAAAAAGCTGTACGATGCGATCGCGGCGCAGAACAAAAAAGAGCCCCAGCTCATGGTATTTATCGTTCCCGACAAAGATTCTTGGGTCTATCTTCGCCTCAAGAAATCTTCGGACTGCCGATACGGCACTCCCTCTCAAGTGCTCCAATCTGCACACTGTATCAACAATATGCCTCAATACCACGCGAATGTTCTCATGAAGGTGAATGCGAAACTTGGTGGAATCACTGCTCGTGCTGTCCCCAAGTCAAAGAGTTCAGGTCTTCGCCCGGGCTCCATGATTATTGGGGCAGATGTCACTCACCCAATGATGGGTGTGTGGACCCCGTCATTGGCAGCCATGTCAGTTTCGGCAAATTCCACTGCAACTCGTTACATGGGTGGATGTGAGACAAATGGGGATCGAGTTGAGATTATCCGTGACAAGGTGGTTGAGTACATCCTGCACCCCATGGTTGCTGAGTGGAAAGCGACTGTTGGGGGTGGCAAGGCTCCTGAGTACGTCTATTATTTCCGTGACGGCGTGTCTGCGTCCGAATACCAGCGAATTATTTCAGAAGAGGTTCCTGCAATCCGCTTTGCTATTGCACATGCGTGTGGCCAGGCAATCTGGGCCGGCAAGATGTGTGTTGTGGTTGCAAACAAGCGCCACCATCTTCGAGCGTTCCCTGACCCCAAGAATCGTGCAGCCGCGGACCCCCACGGCGGCCCCCTGCCGGGCACTCTTATTGACCGGGATGTGACTAGCCCCCACGATTGGGACTTCTTGCTCTACACGCACATTGCTCTGCAGGGAACTCCCCGCCCGGTTCACTACCATGTCCTGTTGGATGAGATGGGCCTGAAGCCTAATGACCTCGAGGGCATGATCAATGATCATTGTTACCAGTACATCCGCTCCACTACCTCTGTGTCTGTCCACCCTGCGATTTATTATGCCCACTTGATTTCAGTCCGTGCTCGCCACCATGAGGACGTTCCTATTACCTCTGGCCCCCAGAGTGGCCCGGAGGTGAAAATGACAAACCCGAAGCCTAAAGAGCCCCGAGCCAAGAGATTGCTTCCCATTGAAGGCACCTCAAACAGGCTAGCTCTGG GATGGCTCGATCTGAGCGGTAGGGCAGCAGTGGCTGTTGTTCACAAGAACGACTGGGCCAGTTGCATTCTCGAGGCTGGTCTTGCAATTCTGAACGAGCCGCACTCCATCTTGTTTGTATCTTAG
- a CDS encoding mRNA 3'-end-processing protein rna14 → MADDEAEAAFFQAQALNTDSQSPTVQQEGDNSDAESDDYDPSLALGDQYSASFSENKQPDVGPTDTALSDETEDSIPNPAVASDAEAGRTSDSPDLSQNPSLAESSTPVSASAAEAQPKTRTIGGFEVDEDEDDEGDAEYEPPAVLGGEDVNAMPVTMSENPSSGNAMLNTSPDVSSHQAEQAPASGPGVANSSYSSDAVLNIDPSSVPVQSHWAAQDLQSATMQNSTVPTSVPDSPASKGRLAHDRVGMLEDRIREDPRGDIPAWLELIAEHRGRSRLDSARDTYERFLKLFPMAADQWVAYASMESELNEFFRLEQIFNRTLLTTPSVQLWSVYLDYIRRRNPLTTDASGEARKTISSAYDMAIQYVGMDKDSGNIWTDYVEFIRSGPGIVGGSGWQDQQKMDLLRKAYQRAIGVPTQAVNTLWKEYDQFEMNLNKLTGRKFLQEHSPSYMTARSSYTELQNITRDLIRTSLPPLPPVPGSEGDVEYSAQADIWKRWIAWEKEDPLVLKDEDPAAYKSRVVYFYKQALMALAFLPEMWFDAAEFCFLNDMEDAGTEFLKNGIDANPESCLLTFKRADRLEVTSDSEQDSAKRAAKVREPYDKLLDALYELINKARNQETLDVSRIEAYFTSLNAESQLQNDDEDDPEAKEREAAKTAQIDAVRKAHSVQINLISKTVSFAWISLMRSMRRIQGKGKPGEMAGSRQIFAEARRRGRITSDVYIASALMEYHCYKDPAATKIFERGAKLFPEDEHFALEYLRHLLDINDTINARAVFETTVRKLTSNPQNIHKAKPIFSFLHDYESRYGDLTQVINLENRMRELYPEDPALEQFANRYSNSNFDPTSVRLILSPSQTKPKTIMSGISMEPRGSPMARYMDTSLNSPKRPYPTDEYDEDSGRPRKFVRGESPMKSAQARRLDQPKRVQQLNGQTTSYRPQGSPAPLPREVVNLLSILPSAAAYNITRLSPEKMIDLLRHVEIPSDISQIQIPQTAHGPGGGQTPGPNPYSGAYR, encoded by the exons ATGGCGGACGATGAAGCAGAGGCTGCCTTCTTCCAGGCTCAGGCCTTGAATACCGATTCCCAATCCCCCACTGTGCAGCAGGAAGGTGATAACTCAGACGCAGAATCAGATGACTACGATCCTTCACTGGCATTGGGGGATCAGTACTCAGCCTCCTTTTCCGAGAATAAGCAGCCTGATGTCGGCCCCACTGATACAGCTCTCTCGGATGAGACCGAAGATTCCATCCCCAACCCGGCCGTCGCCTCAGATGCAGAAGCTGGCCGAACCAGTGACTCCCCCGACCTTTCTCAGAACCCCTCACTTGCTGAGTCGTCGACCCCCGTGTCAGCCTCTGCTGCTGAGGCACAGCCCAAGACCCGAACAATTGGCGGATTTGAGGttgatgaggacgaggatgacgagGGTGATGCGGAGTATGAGCCGCCCGCTGTACTTGGGGGTGAAGATGTGAATGCTATGCCTGTGACCATGTCTGAAAATCCCAGCTCAGGAAATGCAATGCTAAACACTTCCCCTGATGTATCATCACACCAAGCTGAGCAGGCACCTGCCAGTGGACCAGGTGTTGCCAATAGTTCTTATTCTTCTGATGCTGTTCTTAATATTGATCCCTCTTCTGTTCCTGTCCAATCGCACTGGGCTGCGCAAGATTTGCAATCCGCAACCATGCAGAACAGTACTGTTCCTACTTCTGTACCTGACTCTCCAGCCTCAAAGGGTCGTCTGGCTCATGACCGTGTCGGCATGCTGGAAGACCGAATTCGAGAGGATCCCCGAGGTGATATCCCTGCTTGGTTGGAGTTAATTGCCGAGCACAGAGGCCGCAGCAGACTAGACAGCGCACGCGACACCTATGAGCGCTTCTTGAAGCTGTTCCCTATGGCG GCCGACCAATGGGTGGCCTATGCCAGCATGGAGTCTGAGCTCAATGAATTCTTCCGCTTAGAGCAGATCTTCAACCGAACGCTCTTGACGACCCCCAGCGTTCAGCTCTGGTCTGTTTACCTTGATTATATTCGTCGTCGTAATCCATTGACAACAGATGCCTCTGGCGAGGCAAGAAAGACCATTTCATCAGCATACGATATGGCCATTCAATATGTTGGAATGGACAAGGATTCCGGAAACATCTGGACAGACTATGTTGAGTTCATCCGTTCTGGGCCAGGCATTGTTGGTGGATCTGGGTGGCAAGATCAACAAAAGATGGACCTACTGCGAAAGGCCTACCAACGAGCTATCGGCGTGCCCACCCAAGCCGTCAATACTctctggaaggaatatgatcAATTTGAGATGAATCTAAACAAGCTCACG GGCCGCAAATTCCTTCAAGAACATTCGCCGTCCTACATGACTGCACGCAGCTCATACACCGAGTTGCAAAACATCACCCGCGATTTGATTCGCACTTCGCTTCCACCACTGCCTCCGGTTCCTGGGTCTGAAGGCGATGTTGAATACTCAGCACAAGCAGACATTTGGAAGCGCTGGATCGCAtgggaaaaagaagacccTCTAGTTCTGAAAGATGAAGACCCTGCTGCTTACAAGTCACGCGTGGTGTACTTCTACAAACAGGCACTCATGGCATTGGCCTTCTTGCCCGAAATGTGGTTTGATGCAGCTGAGTTCTGCTTCCTGAATGATATGGAAGATGCTGGCACAGAGTTCTTGAAGAACGGCATTGATGCAAACCCAGAGAGTTGTTTGCTGACATTCAAACGCGCGGACCGACTAGAGGTTACCTCAGATTCGGAACAAGATTCCGCCAAGCGCGCTGCCAAGGTCCGGGAACCATACGACAAATTGCTTGATGCACTTTACGAATTGATCAACAAGGCTCGCAACCAGGAAACCTTGGATGTTTCACGCATTGAAGCTTACTTTACTTCATTAAATGCGGAGAGCCAACTTCAaaatgatgatgaagatgatcccgaagCCAAAGAACGAGAAGCTGCCAAGACGGCACAGATAGATGCAGTCCGAAAGGCCCATTCCGTTCAGATCAACCTTATCTCGAAGACTGTCTCTTTTGCATGGATTTCCCTCATGCGTTCGATGCGTCGAATCCAGGGTAAGGGAAAACCAGGAGAAATGGCAGGCTCTCGTCAAATCTTTGCCGAAGCCCGGAGGCGAGGCCGGATTACCAGCGATGTTTATATCGCGAGTGCTCTGATGGAGTACCATTGCTACAAAGATCCTGCGGCCACCAAGATCTTCGAGAGGGGTGCAAAACTATTTCCGGAGGACGAGCACTTTGCGCTCGAATATTTGAGGCATCTGCTTGACATTAATGACACCATCA ATGCTAGAGCCGTGTTTGAAACAACCGTCAGGAAATTGACATCCAACCCACAGAACATTCACAAGGCTAAGCCCATCTTTTCCTTCCTCCACGACTATGAATCTCGTTATGGTGACCTCACTCAAGTTATCAACTTGGAGAACCGCATGCGCGAACTATACCCGGAAGATCCTGCGTTGGAGCAATTCGCCAATCGTTACTCAAATTCAAACTTCGACCCTACTTCGGTGCGACTGATTTTGTCCCCGTCCCAGACAAAGCCAAAGACTATCATGTCAGGAATCTCCATGGAACCCCGCGGTTCTCCTATGGCCAGATACATGGACACTTCTCTCAACTCACCTAAGCGACCTTATCCCACTGATGAATATGACGAAGACTCCGGTCGCCCGCGAAAGTTTGTTCGTGGTGAGTCGCCAATGAAGAGTGCGCAAGCTCGGCGTCTCGACCAGCCGAAACGAGTACAACAGTTGAACGGCCAAACCACCTCATACAGGCCCCAGGGATCTCCAGCTCCCCTACCTCGTGAAGTGGTGAACCTCTTGAGCATTCTGCCTTCTGCAGCTGCCTACAACATCACCCGTCTTTCTCCCGAGAAAATGATAGACCTCCTTCGCCACGTTGAAATACCTTCCGACATTTCACAAATCCAGATCCCGCAAACTGCACACGGACCAGGTGGAGGCCAAACTCCGGGACCGAACCCCTACTCCG GTGCTTACCGCTGA